A window of Patescibacteria group bacterium contains these coding sequences:
- a CDS encoding folylpolyglutamate synthase/dihydrofolate synthase family protein has product MKNILLKYEKLFDTPPKKRTWLNLKRVEKLLELLGNPEKDLKGVHVAGTNGKGSVSASLQSILTQAHYKCGLFTSPHIFKMTERIRIDYIDISEKELAKYFERIKPYVLQVKKEINDQPTWFEILTCIAILYFKEEKVDFVIFEVGLGGRLDATNVLNLGIEAITDISIDHKEYLGNTIAKISKEKAGIIKENSIVVTSNSGTALNVIKKVCKNKKARLVKSGKISKIYKLSLLGEHQMRNAGIVFSAIKELQKKYKISEDAIKKGFLEVKWQMRFQITPPTSHFPFPIIIDSAHNPGGFKTLVKTFKDLKYKKAIVLFSAKITKDAKQNLKILKPIISEIIFPKLDLDMMFEPEQLKKYYKNGQIMELNLAIKKAKELALKNKLPILICGSIYSISAYKTLLIST; this is encoded by the coding sequence ATGAAAAATATTTTATTAAAATACGAAAAACTTTTTGATACTCCTCCAAAAAAGAGGACTTGGTTAAATTTGAAAAGAGTTGAAAAATTGTTGGAATTATTAGGCAATCCAGAAAAAGATTTAAAAGGTGTGCATGTGGCTGGAACAAATGGCAAGGGATCTGTTTCTGCAAGTTTGCAAAGCATTTTAACTCAAGCTCACTATAAATGCGGTCTTTTTACTTCTCCACATATTTTCAAAATGACTGAAAGAATTAGAATTGATTATATTGATATTTCAGAAAAAGAATTGGCGAAATATTTTGAAAGAATTAAGCCATATGTTTTGCAAGTTAAAAAAGAAATTAATGATCAGCCAACTTGGTTTGAGATTTTAACTTGCATTGCTATTTTATATTTTAAAGAAGAGAAAGTTGATTTTGTTATTTTTGAAGTTGGTTTGGGTGGCAGACTTGATGCGACAAATGTTTTAAATTTAGGCATTGAAGCAATAACCGACATTTCAATTGATCATAAAGAATATCTAGGAAATACAATTGCAAAAATTTCTAAAGAAAAAGCTGGAATTATAAAAGAAAATTCTATTGTTGTTACTTCTAATTCTGGTACTGCTTTAAATGTTATTAAAAAAGTTTGCAAAAATAAAAAAGCGAGACTAGTAAAAAGCGGTAAAATAAGTAAAATTTATAAGCTTTCGTTACTTGGCGAACATCAAATGCGAAATGCTGGAATTGTTTTCTCGGCAATAAAAGAATTGCAAAAAAAGTATAAAATTTCTGAAGACGCAATTAAAAAAGGATTTCTTGAGGTAAAATGGCAGATGCGTTTTCAGATCACACCTCCCACTTCTCATTTCCCATTTCCCATTATCATCGATTCTGCTCATAATCCTGGAGGATTTAAAACTTTAGTTAAAACTTTCAAAGATTTAAAATATAAAAAAGCGATCGTTTTGTTTTCTGCTAAGATAACTAAAGATGCAAAACAAAATTTAAAAATTTTAAAACCAATAATTTCAGAGATTATTTTTCCAAAACTAGATCTTGATATGATGTTTGAACCAGAACAGCTAAAAAAATATTATAAAAATGGACAGATTATGGAATTGAATTTGGCAATCAAAAAAGCCAAGGAATTGGCTTTAAAAAATAAACTACCTATTTTGATTTGCGGATCAATTTATTCTATATCTGCTTATAAAACACTTTTGATTTCTACCTAG
- the thrS gene encoding threonine--tRNA ligase, with protein sequence MENNQIQKIRHSLSHLMTMAILEKYPKAKLGVGPTIENGFYQDYDLPEKFSEKDFEWIEKRMQELIKQKMTFVQHQMSFDEALKIYKDDPYKTELINDLKKSGEKDVSFYKSDWFENLCKGPHVKNTSEINPKSFKLERVAGAYWRGDEKNKMLQRIYGLAFSDAKELRKYEAQKAEAEKRDHRKLGKEMDLFTFSDLIGSGMPLYTPKGTIIRKLLNDYIEEEQIQLGYTQVWTPQIAKAELFKISGHYDKYKNDMFTVHSHYTDDEFFLKPMNCPQHTQIYASQQRSYKDLPLRYSDFAMLYRDEKPGELNGLARVRSFSQDDLHIFCREDQVDEEIDKALGLIKKVMETLGLKYRYRLSTRDPKHPEKYLGDPKVWDRVEKWAVEIMKRNKIDYFDGPGEAAFYAPKMDLMATDSLGREWQLSTVQIDFVMPARFGLTYTDKEGKKSQPVMLHRAILGSTERMIMILLEHLNGNLPVWLSPVQVSILSVSEKFGDKANELADKFKKQGIRVEVDNREESVGKKIAGSRKQKVPYTIVFGEREEKSEELPIRMRDGKVENFPLTDFIEKVKKEILERSL encoded by the coding sequence ATGGAAAATAATCAAATACAAAAAATTAGACATTCTTTATCCCATTTAATGACTATGGCGATTTTGGAAAAATATCCAAAAGCGAAACTTGGCGTTGGGCCAACTATTGAAAATGGCTTTTATCAAGATTATGATTTGCCTGAAAAATTTTCTGAAAAAGATTTTGAATGGATAGAAAAAAGAATGCAAGAATTAATTAAGCAAAAAATGACTTTTGTTCAGCATCAAATGTCATTTGATGAAGCTTTGAAAATTTATAAAGATGATCCATATAAGACTGAATTGATTAATGATCTAAAAAAATCTGGCGAAAAAGATGTCAGCTTTTACAAATCAGATTGGTTTGAAAATTTATGCAAAGGACCTCATGTAAAAAATACGTCTGAAATTAATCCGAAAAGTTTTAAATTGGAACGTGTTGCTGGCGCATATTGGCGAGGCGATGAAAAAAATAAAATGCTGCAAAGAATTTATGGCTTAGCATTTTCTGATGCAAAAGAATTAAGAAAATATGAAGCTCAAAAAGCTGAAGCTGAAAAAAGAGATCATCGAAAATTAGGAAAAGAAATGGATTTGTTCACTTTTTCTGATCTTATTGGGAGTGGCATGCCTTTATATACTCCAAAAGGAACAATTATTAGGAAACTTTTGAATGATTATATAGAGGAAGAACAAATACAGCTTGGTTATACACAAGTATGGACTCCACAAATTGCTAAAGCTGAGCTTTTCAAAATATCTGGCCATTACGATAAATACAAAAATGATATGTTTACAGTACATTCTCATTACACAGATGATGAATTTTTTCTTAAGCCAATGAATTGCCCGCAACATACACAAATATATGCAAGCCAACAGCGTTCTTACAAAGATCTTCCTTTGCGTTATTCTGATTTTGCTATGCTCTATCGTGATGAGAAACCAGGCGAACTTAACGGTTTAGCTAGAGTAAGATCCTTTTCCCAAGATGACTTACATATTTTTTGTCGCGAAGATCAAGTTGATGAAGAAATAGATAAAGCATTAGGCTTGATTAAAAAAGTGATGGAAACTTTGGGATTAAAATATCGATATAGACTTTCTACTCGAGATCCAAAACATCCCGAAAAATACTTGGGCGATCCTAAAGTCTGGGATCGAGTTGAAAAATGGGCAGTAGAGATTATGAAAAGAAATAAAATAGATTATTTTGATGGACCTGGTGAAGCGGCTTTTTATGCGCCAAAAATGGATTTGATGGCGACTGATTCACTTGGTAGAGAATGGCAATTATCAACTGTTCAGATTGATTTTGTTATGCCTGCACGATTTGGATTAACATATACGGATAAGGAAGGTAAAAAAAGTCAACCAGTGATGCTTCATAGAGCGATCCTTGGTTCTACAGAAAGAATGATTATGATCCTTCTTGAGCATCTTAATGGTAATCTTCCGGTCTGGCTTTCTCCTGTCCAAGTTTCTATTTTGTCTGTTTCGGAAAAATTTGGAGATAAAGCTAATGAATTAGCAGATAAATTTAAAAAACAAGGCATAAGAGTAGAAGTTGATAATCGCGAAGAAAGTGTTGGCAAGAAAATCGCCGGATCAAGAAAACAAAAGGTGCCTTATACAATTGTTTTCGGCGAACGTGAAGAAAAATCGGAAGAATTGCCAATTAGAATGAGAGACGGAAAAGTTGAAAATTTCCCGCTAACAGATTTTATCGAAAAAGTTAAGAAAGAGATTTTGGAACGAAGTTTATAA
- a CDS encoding AAA family ATPase produces the protein MATEQGPKPEQKEIDRNKELTPDELRQGLSDLKTEFCTKLGEELGMQLTLPAGTKIGELDLSGKTLAELFDSLMRPLETYEPPIIREEQQEVQEKPTEIPEWLIGHEDLIWKGTHDNPRWQAKATQSGSEVSVTYKRRNKEYKPGKTKEEQGKALEPVENTFTLKEWKVAKQIFDGYDDLMKRYEQGDREARKEFLAILREENKFRRGSGETPAILAQKVEDAVNTTAETTRGFRRDSIDQEALTQKIAELLSQLVVLNATRGEGKERVPVVKKSIKEFPTFILGLEKIAKALDTQLKSNKGLTLIIGEAGTGKNEAASHLAGNTNRPYFWFPCARGMESIELVVHYEFDSKEGTKKFLTDLAEGVQTPGAIVMIDEANALKQEVQAMFHGLGDENRSLNYDGVHIPVAEGVVIIIAVNPATYGSAGNIGQALLSRTRGQAVVMEYPALRKGEFQKNKNKWSDAVLAQKEGEDNTLRDYACDEVQVTRSQFNELAELSDSEFALLWDVVINETTQGQKVTDLEKDEKLKYLLSENLKEHTTKLLRDLRDIERIADTWRKYYEKRAGGMDIIGVSMRDTIAVAKEYKDTGDVRKAYLEVMDDFRKNPIEGLDVTLKALEELIEKTLGEQA, from the coding sequence ATGGCAACAGAACAAGGACCAAAACCAGAACAAAAAGAAATTGATCGAAACAAAGAATTAACGCCAGATGAATTAAGACAAGGATTAAGCGATCTTAAAACAGAATTTTGCACAAAATTAGGCGAGGAGCTTGGCATGCAACTAACTTTGCCAGCTGGAACAAAAATTGGTGAATTAGATCTTAGTGGTAAAACTTTAGCTGAACTTTTTGATAGCTTAATGCGACCATTGGAAACTTATGAGCCTCCAATAATCAGAGAAGAACAACAAGAAGTGCAAGAAAAACCAACCGAAATTCCAGAATGGCTAATTGGCCATGAAGATTTAATCTGGAAGGGAACACATGATAATCCAAGATGGCAAGCTAAAGCAACACAATCTGGCAGTGAAGTCAGTGTTACATACAAAAGACGCAATAAAGAATACAAACCAGGAAAAACAAAAGAAGAACAAGGAAAGGCATTAGAACCAGTTGAAAATACTTTTACACTAAAAGAATGGAAAGTCGCCAAACAAATTTTTGATGGCTATGATGATTTAATGAAGCGTTATGAACAAGGTGATAGAGAAGCAAGAAAAGAATTCTTAGCAATTTTACGAGAAGAAAATAAATTTAGACGAGGTAGTGGTGAAACGCCAGCAATTTTAGCGCAAAAAGTTGAAGATGCTGTTAATACAACTGCTGAAACAACCAGAGGTTTTAGGCGCGATTCAATAGATCAAGAAGCATTAACTCAAAAAATTGCGGAATTATTAAGTCAATTAGTCGTTTTAAATGCTACCAGAGGCGAAGGTAAAGAACGTGTACCTGTCGTAAAAAAAAGCATTAAAGAATTTCCAACGTTTATATTAGGACTAGAAAAAATAGCAAAAGCTTTAGATACTCAACTAAAAAGCAATAAAGGTCTGACATTAATAATTGGCGAGGCTGGAACTGGAAAAAATGAGGCTGCAAGTCATTTAGCTGGAAATACAAATCGACCATATTTTTGGTTTCCTTGCGCTCGCGGTATGGAGTCAATTGAATTAGTTGTCCATTATGAATTTGATTCTAAAGAAGGTACAAAAAAATTCTTAACAGATCTTGCAGAAGGTGTCCAAACTCCAGGCGCAATTGTTATGATTGATGAAGCCAATGCTTTGAAACAAGAAGTTCAAGCCATGTTTCATGGTTTAGGCGATGAAAACAGAAGCTTGAATTATGACGGCGTCCATATTCCTGTTGCTGAAGGCGTTGTTATAATTATTGCTGTCAATCCTGCAACTTATGGTTCAGCTGGAAATATTGGCCAAGCATTACTTTCTAGAACTAGAGGTCAAGCAGTGGTTATGGAATATCCAGCTTTGAGAAAAGGTGAATTTCAGAAAAATAAAAATAAATGGTCAGATGCTGTTTTGGCGCAAAAAGAAGGAGAAGATAATACTTTGCGTGATTATGCTTGTGATGAAGTCCAAGTTACTCGCAGTCAATTTAATGAGCTAGCAGAACTTTCAGATTCAGAATTTGCTTTGCTTTGGGATGTCGTAATTAATGAAACAACTCAAGGTCAAAAAGTTACAGATCTAGAAAAAGATGAAAAATTAAAATATTTATTAAGTGAAAATCTAAAAGAGCATACTACTAAATTGCTAAGAGATCTTCGCGATATTGAAAGAATTGCTGATACTTGGCGAAAATATTATGAAAAAAGGGCAGGCGGAATGGATATCATTGGTGTCAGCATGCGTGATACAATTGCAGTTGCCAAAGAATACAAGGACACCGGCGATGTTCGCAAGGCTTATCTAGAAGTTATGGATGATTTTAGAAAGAATCCAATCGAAGGATTAGATGTAACTTTAAAAGCTTTGGAAGAATTGATTGAAAAGACTTTGGGAGAACAAGCTTAA
- the gatB gene encoding Asp-tRNA(Asn)/Glu-tRNA(Gln) amidotransferase subunit GatB — translation MPKLETIIGLEIHVQLKTKSKMFCSCDNNAENAKPNTLVCPVCMAHPGTLPVINRQAVEWTVMTGLALNCEIPENSKFDRKNYFYPDLPKGYQISQYDEPLCLAGYFDILVNGQNKRINLERIHLEEDAGKLTHSKSLGASLVDYNRASTPLMEIVTKPDFRSPLEAKIFLQELRNLVRYINVSNADMEKGHMRCDANISLRPEGTTELSAKTELKNMNSFKAVEKALTYEVNRQTKLWQENNPPKFSTTRLWNDDQGITSEMRTKEASHDYRYFPEPDLPPLQLDKKWIDDLKQKLPELPQAKKVRFINQFGLSEKEVDLLISNRLISEYFENVLTEAREWVDDLKQKDDNSEKTYKELVKLVSNWLTSKLFALLNSEKISISNCKITPENFAELCAMIYTNKISSTAGQQILKIMFDKGSDPSQVANEQNLGQVSDEKELDIILDKLISENPKPVADFKAGNKNALQFFIGLAMKETKGKANPKIVMDMLKKKLS, via the coding sequence ATGCCCAAACTTGAAACCATAATCGGCTTGGAAATCCACGTTCAGCTCAAAACAAAATCAAAAATGTTTTGTAGTTGTGATAATAATGCTGAAAACGCAAAACCAAATACCTTAGTTTGCCCAGTTTGTATGGCCCATCCTGGTACATTGCCAGTGATTAATCGCCAAGCAGTTGAATGGACAGTTATGACTGGTCTTGCTTTGAATTGTGAAATTCCAGAAAATTCAAAATTTGATCGTAAGAATTATTTTTATCCAGATCTTCCAAAGGGTTATCAAATTTCACAATATGACGAGCCATTATGCTTGGCCGGATATTTTGATATCTTAGTTAACGGTCAAAACAAAAGAATTAATTTAGAAAGAATACATTTAGAAGAAGACGCTGGAAAATTAACTCATTCCAAAAGCTTAGGTGCAAGTTTAGTTGACTACAATCGAGCTAGCACTCCATTAATGGAAATTGTAACTAAGCCAGATTTTAGAAGTCCATTAGAAGCAAAAATATTTTTGCAAGAACTTCGCAATTTAGTTCGCTATATTAATGTTTCCAATGCTGATATGGAAAAAGGTCATATGCGTTGTGATGCCAATATTTCTTTAAGACCAGAAGGAACAACAGAACTGTCAGCTAAAACAGAATTAAAAAATATGAATTCATTCAAGGCTGTAGAAAAAGCTTTGACATATGAAGTCAATCGCCAGACCAAGCTTTGGCAAGAAAATAATCCGCCAAAATTTTCCACAACTAGACTTTGGAATGACGATCAAGGAATAACATCAGAAATGAGAACTAAAGAAGCTTCGCATGATTATCGCTATTTTCCAGAGCCAGATTTACCACCATTGCAATTGGATAAAAAATGGATCGATGATTTGAAACAAAAGTTGCCAGAGCTTCCACAAGCAAAAAAAGTAAGATTTATCAATCAATTTGGCTTGTCAGAAAAAGAAGTTGATTTGTTAATTTCAAATCGTTTGATTTCGGAATATTTTGAAAATGTTTTGACAGAGGCTAGAGAATGGGTAGATGATTTGAAACAAAAAGATGACAATTCAGAAAAGACTTACAAAGAATTAGTTAAGCTGGTTTCAAATTGGCTGACTTCAAAATTGTTTGCATTATTAAATTCTGAAAAAATTTCTATTTCAAATTGCAAAATAACTCCAGAAAATTTCGCAGAATTATGTGCAATGATTTATACTAACAAAATTTCTTCTACTGCTGGCCAGCAAATTTTAAAAATAATGTTTGATAAAGGTTCAGATCCTTCCCAAGTTGCAAATGAGCAAAATCTTGGTCAAGTTTCAGATGAAAAAGAATTGGATATTATTTTAGACAAATTAATATCTGAAAATCCAAAGCCAGTTGCTGATTTTAAGGCAGGCAACAAAAATGCTTTGCAATTCTTTATCGGCTTAGCAATGAAAGAAACAAAAGGCAAGGCAAATCCAAAAATAGTCATGGATATGTTGAAGAAAAAGTTGTCTTGA
- the miaA gene encoding tRNA (adenosine(37)-N6)-dimethylallyltransferase MiaA, with protein sequence MIEKYNNYCNHYEKDNTATYNTYNEQDYEFGNGHPSPPSFKAFSFYTNYHFTIIMSILSKVIVILGPTASGKSGMGIKFAKKYNGEIISCDSRQFYIGMDVGTAKVKSLKSKVKNIADRKQKIVYSENIAHYMIDIIKPDQDFSVAEFKKQAEEIINDILRRKKLPIIVGGTGLYIQAIVDNLSIPEVPPDFKLRKKFEKIDIEKLWARLIKLDPKSASFVQRQNKRRIIRALEVCIKTGKPFSSFQKKGEPKYNFLQIGIKVDREKLYKRIDKRVDQMIDDGLIREVKKLNKKYSWRLPAMTGIGYGEFKGKLNKIKDEKVLTEIIQQIKYHTHQYARRQESWFKRDEKIKWIEKYSEANKLVKEFLK encoded by the coding sequence ATGATCGAAAAGTACAATAATTACTGCAACCATTACGAGAAAGATAACACAGCAACCTACAATACCTATAATGAGCAGGATTATGAATTCGGAAATGGACATCCTTCTCCTCCTTCCTTTAAGGCATTTTCTTTCTATACAAACTACCATTTTACAATTATTATGTCAATACTATCAAAAGTTATCGTTATCTTAGGTCCGACTGCTTCCGGTAAATCCGGAATGGGTATTAAATTTGCAAAAAAATATAATGGCGAAATAATTTCTTGTGATTCAAGACAGTTTTATATTGGCATGGATGTGGGTACTGCTAAGGTTAAAAGTCTAAAATCTAAAGTCAAAAATATTGCCGATCGAAAACAAAAGATTGTTTATAGTGAAAATATTGCTCATTACATGATAGATATAATTAAGCCAGATCAAGACTTTTCTGTTGCAGAATTCAAAAAACAAGCTGAGGAAATTATTAATGATATTTTGAGACGAAAAAAGTTGCCAATAATAGTTGGTGGAACTGGATTATATATTCAAGCTATAGTTGACAACTTGTCAATCCCAGAAGTACCTCCAGATTTTAAATTGCGTAAAAAATTTGAAAAAATTGATATCGAAAAATTATGGGCAAGATTAATAAAATTAGATCCAAAATCTGCTAGCTTTGTGCAAAGACAAAATAAAAGAAGAATTATTCGAGCTCTCGAAGTTTGCATTAAGACAGGCAAACCTTTTTCTTCTTTTCAAAAAAAAGGAGAACCAAAATATAATTTTTTACAAATTGGAATAAAAGTAGATCGCGAAAAACTATATAAAAGAATTGATAAAAGAGTTGACCAAATGATTGATGATGGCTTGATTAGAGAAGTTAAAAAATTGAATAAAAAATATTCCTGGAGACTACCAGCAATGACTGGAATTGGCTATGGTGAGTTCAAAGGAAAATTGAATAAAATTAAAGATGAAAAAGTCTTAACAGAAATTATTCAACAAATCAAATACCATACGCATCAATATGCGAGACGACAGGAAAGCTGGTTTAAAAGAGATGAGAAAATAAAATGGATTGAAAAATATAGTGAAGCGAATAAATTAGTGAAAGAATTTTTGAAATAG
- the miaB gene encoding tRNA (N6-isopentenyl adenosine(37)-C2)-methylthiotransferase MiaB has translation MVNYLDMKNKFFIKTFGCQMNISDSERIESVLLNAKFKKVYCENLADFVIVNSCSVRQAAENRAISTLKLARKNKQVAIITGCSAVKEKKRFENFADFVLDIKDLKKWPSILPCPWQGSRKKRTFAMGKVETNYFKINPNYSSKFHAYVPIMTGCNNFCSYCVVPYSRGREVSRPVNEILDEVKFLLKHGYNAITLLGQNVNSYKGTISNILISEYPKIKFGKYCDFATLLKLLNLIENDYWIWFVTSHPKDMSLKLIKTIKSCKKVCHYIHLPAQAGNDLILEKMNRKYTHAKYLKLVKLIKKNLSDVCLSTDIIVGFPGETKKQFLDTCKLFKEVKYDMAFLAKYSPRPGTISFKMKDNVLMTEKKRRENYLNDILRKTALNNNKKYLGKTVDILVEKKNLGRTKTFKLVKFESDKDLIGQIVKAKITKSLAWILEGEIKN, from the coding sequence ATGGTAAATTATTTGGATATGAAAAATAAATTTTTTATTAAAACATTTGGATGTCAAATGAATATTTCTGATTCAGAAAGAATCGAGTCTGTTTTGTTGAATGCAAAATTTAAGAAAGTATATTGCGAAAATTTGGCTGATTTTGTAATTGTTAATTCATGTTCAGTTAGACAGGCTGCGGAAAATAGAGCGATTTCAACTTTGAAATTGGCTCGCAAGAATAAACAAGTTGCAATTATAACTGGATGTTCTGCTGTTAAAGAAAAAAAGAGATTTGAAAATTTTGCTGATTTTGTTTTGGATATTAAGGATTTGAAAAAATGGCCAAGCATTCTACCCTGCCCGTGGCAGGGGTCGCGTAAGAAACGAACCTTTGCCATGGGCAAAGTAGAAACTAACTATTTCAAAATTAATCCTAATTATTCAAGTAAATTTCATGCCTATGTTCCGATTATGACTGGCTGTAATAATTTTTGTTCATATTGTGTTGTGCCATATTCAAGAGGACGAGAAGTATCTAGGCCAGTCAATGAAATTCTAGACGAAGTTAAATTTTTATTAAAACATGGCTACAACGCGATTACTTTATTAGGACAGAACGTAAACAGTTATAAAGGTACAATATCTAATATCTTAATATCCGAATATCCCAAAATTAAATTCGGAAAATATTGTGATTTCGCAACACTTTTAAAATTGTTGAATTTAATTGAAAATGACTATTGGATTTGGTTTGTAACATCACATCCTAAAGATATGAGTCTTAAGTTAATTAAGACAATAAAAAGTTGCAAAAAAGTCTGCCATTATATTCACTTGCCTGCTCAAGCTGGAAATGATCTGATTTTGGAAAAGATGAACAGAAAATATACACATGCAAAATATTTAAAGCTTGTTAAATTGATAAAAAAGAATTTATCTGATGTTTGTTTGTCAACGGATATTATTGTTGGTTTTCCAGGCGAAACTAAAAAACAATTTTTAGATACTTGTAAATTGTTTAAAGAAGTAAAATACGACATGGCTTTTTTAGCTAAATATTCACCAAGACCTGGAACAATTTCTTTTAAAATGAAAGATAATGTTTTAATGACTGAAAAGAAAAGACGAGAAAATTATTTGAATGATATTTTGAGAAAAACTGCTTTAAATAATAATAAAAAATATTTAGGAAAGACTGTTGATATTTTGGTTGAAAAGAAAAATCTTGGCAGAACAAAAACTTTTAAGCTAGTTAAATTTGAAAGTGATAAAGATTTGATTGGACAAATTGTGAAAGCAAAGATTACTAAATCTCTAGCTTGGATTTTGGAAGGAGAAATAAAAAACTAG
- a CDS encoding FG-GAP-like repeat-containing protein, which produces MVKSLNKNKFYFFEAILILGLAIFLPKISFAKIPFNILVSTGFGVNPQLHEFSNTGKISSYLSDLKNLPSNNKGINLASGDVDGDAVDEIIVSQRAGGIPQVFVFEKNGKLKMVFKPYPSNSQTGINIATGDVDKDGKDEIVTVPAEGGVALVKIYRFNKKQEIIKEFKAFSNDSCGASVAAGDIDHDDKDEIIVGNGPKCSPKIRVYESNGARLPLEFYAFNPNFLGGIDVAAGDVDKDGIDEIGTCQSQQQAWCKIYKYKNNTPLIGSWLAYNNFEVGARIDFADLDSDGRDEVLTGTAHGTPQVRFFEASGSPININFYPFPKNYNSGIDVAPFFANKKSQEKVIYVEDGDSVYLTDGREMRYIGVNTPEVGKKFYEEAINLNKRLVENKNVILEYDVDREDHIGRDLAYVHVGKKFINKILVSKGLAKVDTFKPNVKYRSVFKKAQARAQRMHRGMWRR; this is translated from the coding sequence ATGGTAAAATCATTAAATAAAAATAAATTTTACTTTTTTGAAGCTATTTTAATTTTAGGATTAGCAATATTTTTGCCAAAAATTTCTTTTGCAAAAATTCCATTCAATATTTTAGTTAGTACTGGTTTTGGAGTTAATCCACAATTGCACGAATTTTCAAATACTGGAAAAATTTCTAGCTATCTATCTGATCTCAAAAATTTACCAAGCAACAATAAAGGCATTAATTTAGCTTCCGGCGATGTTGATGGCGATGCTGTTGATGAAATTATTGTTTCACAACGAGCCGGCGGAATTCCGCAAGTTTTTGTTTTTGAAAAAAATGGCAAATTAAAAATGGTTTTCAAACCTTATCCCTCAAATTCACAAACTGGAATTAATATTGCAACAGGTGACGTTGATAAAGATGGCAAAGATGAAATAGTTACTGTTCCAGCTGAAGGCGGAGTTGCTTTAGTCAAAATTTATCGTTTTAACAAAAAACAAGAAATTATTAAAGAATTTAAAGCCTTTAGCAATGATAGCTGTGGAGCATCAGTTGCTGCTGGAGATATTGATCATGATGATAAAGATGAAATAATTGTTGGCAATGGTCCGAAATGTTCGCCAAAAATTCGTGTTTATGAATCAAATGGCGCAAGATTGCCTTTAGAATTTTATGCTTTTAATCCAAATTTTCTAGGCGGAATAGATGTCGCAGCTGGCGATGTTGATAAAGATGGAATTGATGAAATCGGTACTTGCCAATCGCAACAACAAGCTTGGTGCAAGATTTATAAATACAAAAATAATACGCCTTTAATTGGATCCTGGCTAGCTTATAATAATTTTGAAGTTGGTGCCAGAATTGATTTCGCTGATTTAGATTCTGATGGACGAGACGAGGTTCTTACTGGAACAGCCCATGGCACTCCGCAAGTTCGTTTTTTTGAAGCATCTGGTTCGCCAATTAATATAAATTTTTATCCATTTCCAAAAAATTATAATTCAGGAATTGATGTTGCGCCATTTTTTGCCAATAAAAAATCTCAAGAAAAAGTTATTTATGTTGAAGATGGAGATAGCGTTTATCTAACAGATGGCCGAGAAATGCGCTATATTGGAGTCAATACACCAGAAGTTGGCAAGAAATTTTATGAAGAAGCAATTAATTTAAATAAAAGATTAGTCGAAAATAAAAATGTAATTTTAGAATATGATGTTGATCGCGAAGACCATATCGGCAGAGATTTAGCCTATGTTCATGTCGGCAAGAAATTCATCAATAAAATTTTAGTTTCAAAAGGTTTAGCTAAAGTAGACACTTTCAAGCCAAATGTTAAATATAGATCAGTATTTAAAAAAGCCCAAGCAAGGGCTCAAAGAATGCATCGAGGGATGTGGAGGAGGTGA